A single region of the Clostridia bacterium genome encodes:
- the dnaE gene encoding DNA polymerase III subunit alpha gives MSDKPFVHLHLHTEYSLLDGAVRIKQLFQYARKMNMPAVAMTDHGNMYGAMDMFHAAENDWAGEVKKIKLKEAVEAYERRLAEDPANAGDKPVMDDMVIKEGDREKYADLYIKPIIGCEFYVVPDMHAVQGIRKDQRDHLILLAKNEVGYKHLMKLNSLAWTDGYYGGKAHIDIECLSQYSEGLICLSACIVGRIPKLILAGDYEGAKAYAKRLGSLFAEGDFYLEMQDHGIVEEGRALEKISNAGLIRIAKETGYQLVVTNDAHYMSRDDAEMHDVLLCIQTAAYIDDEKRMRFQGKEFYVKSYEEMAALFPDHLDALDRTVEIANKITLTMPTKQKLLPPYYPPDGSTPSEYLTKMTMEGLVKRYGEVTEEIKNRAEYELGVVIDMGFAEYYLIVWDFIHYAKTHGIPVGAGRGSGVGSIVAYAIGITNVDPLRFNLIFERFLNKERVSMPDFDVDICSEGREQVIEYVRNKYGKEKVTQIITFGTLAAKQAIKDVARVYRIPFAEVEKITKPIPNMPGCCLKGVMGKYDPTNKKEAEKYGPMRSNDLIELYNNDSTVRMVVDMAEKLEGMPRNTGMHAAGVVICAKPVADCIPLQQNDGIVTTQYPKDQVEELGLLKMDFLGLTNLTDLKKCKQYIKENTGKDVDFAVLGYDDPKVYELIGRGETDAVFQLESPGMKKFMRDLQPSSMEDIIAGISLYRPGPMDSIPDYVRNKKNPELITYIDPRLEPILSNTYGVIVYQEQVMDIVRTVGGYSYGRADILRRIMSKKKQKEMEVQKHIFLVGHPGDKKNSPVVGAIKLGMSEENAIRLFDGMASFAKYAFNKSHAAAYAVLSYETAYMKLYYPHEFITAVMNDRIDKPDEKEKYLTYLREHGIPVLPPSVNHSDTWFHTDGKSVRYGLCCIKGVGEDASIKMVAERKRGGPYKDLQDLLERQETMPNKTMIEGLIKSGAMDCFGETRATLLANYENVASAITSDRKKSASGQMSLFDDMFDLGVTGHIELTKLPEMERDLLLENEKDLLNVYMSGHPLDAYREDYKTIPFHLENLKEDLSAMENEGGLDEDAFVDESGLGQYNNQFIVVAGMINALVKKPDKSGNDFVSGTLADLTGSVEFVCFARTYAKYKQLLEKRAIVKMEGRLNYRDNRYSLNVQTVADWRKSARSAAENEEEDEVVPSAKDYALVLTVATKQQQDKIGEILKAYNGEMAVYMLIGGKYYAAPDKLYPSSAALAECKAVLGEAGVVMKALKK, from the coding sequence ATGTCCGATAAACCTTTCGTGCATTTGCATCTGCATACCGAGTACAGCCTGTTGGACGGCGCGGTGCGCATCAAACAGTTGTTTCAATACGCGCGTAAGATGAATATGCCCGCCGTGGCCATGACAGACCACGGCAATATGTACGGCGCTATGGATATGTTTCATGCCGCCGAGAACGATTGGGCGGGCGAAGTGAAGAAGATAAAACTGAAAGAGGCCGTCGAAGCCTACGAGCGTAGGTTGGCCGAGGACCCCGCAAACGCGGGGGACAAGCCCGTGATGGACGATATGGTCATCAAAGAGGGCGATAGGGAAAAATACGCCGACCTGTATATCAAGCCCATCATCGGCTGCGAGTTTTACGTCGTGCCCGATATGCACGCGGTGCAGGGCATACGCAAGGACCAGCGCGACCACCTCATCCTGTTGGCCAAAAACGAGGTGGGCTATAAGCACTTGATGAAACTCAATTCGCTGGCCTGGACGGACGGCTACTACGGCGGCAAGGCGCACATCGATATAGAATGCCTGTCGCAATACAGCGAGGGGTTGATATGCCTCTCGGCGTGTATCGTGGGACGCATACCCAAATTGATATTGGCGGGCGATTACGAGGGCGCGAAAGCCTACGCAAAGCGCCTCGGAAGTTTGTTTGCCGAGGGGGATTTCTATCTCGAAATGCAGGACCACGGCATCGTGGAAGAGGGCAGAGCGCTCGAAAAGATAAGCAACGCGGGCCTTATCCGCATAGCCAAGGAGACGGGGTATCAACTGGTCGTCACCAACGACGCGCACTATATGAGCCGCGACGACGCCGAGATGCACGACGTACTCCTGTGCATTCAGACCGCCGCGTATATCGACGACGAAAAGCGTATGCGCTTCCAAGGAAAGGAGTTTTATGTGAAGTCGTACGAGGAAATGGCGGCTTTGTTCCCCGACCACTTGGACGCTCTGGACCGTACGGTGGAGATAGCGAACAAGATAACCTTGACGATGCCCACCAAACAAAAATTGTTGCCCCCCTACTATCCGCCCGACGGCAGTACGCCCAGCGAATACCTGACCAAGATGACGATGGAGGGGTTGGTCAAACGATACGGCGAAGTGACGGAGGAAATCAAAAACCGCGCCGAATACGAGTTGGGCGTGGTGATCGATATGGGCTTCGCGGAATACTACCTCATCGTGTGGGATTTCATCCACTACGCCAAGACGCACGGCATTCCCGTGGGCGCGGGGCGCGGCTCGGGCGTGGGCTCTATCGTGGCCTACGCCATCGGTATCACCAACGTGGATCCTCTGCGCTTCAACCTGATATTCGAGCGCTTCCTCAACAAAGAGCGCGTGTCCATGCCCGACTTCGACGTGGATATTTGCTCGGAGGGAAGAGAGCAGGTCATCGAATACGTACGCAATAAGTACGGCAAGGAAAAGGTGACGCAAATCATCACCTTCGGTACTTTGGCCGCCAAACAGGCCATCAAGGACGTGGCGCGCGTGTACCGCATACCGTTTGCGGAAGTGGAAAAGATTACGAAGCCCATTCCCAATATGCCGGGGTGCTGTCTGAAAGGCGTGATGGGTAAGTACGATCCCACCAACAAGAAGGAAGCCGAGAAGTACGGTCCTATGCGCTCCAACGACCTCATCGAACTGTATAACAATGATTCGACCGTGCGTATGGTGGTGGATATGGCCGAGAAGTTGGAGGGTATGCCGCGCAATACGGGTATGCACGCGGCGGGCGTGGTGATATGCGCCAAACCCGTGGCCGACTGCATACCGTTGCAACAAAACGACGGTATCGTGACCACGCAATATCCCAAGGACCAAGTGGAAGAACTCGGCCTGTTGAAGATGGACTTCTTGGGCTTGACCAACTTGACCGACTTGAAAAAATGTAAGCAATATATCAAGGAAAATACGGGGAAGGACGTGGACTTCGCGGTGCTGGGGTACGACGATCCCAAGGTGTACGAACTGATCGGGCGCGGCGAAACGGACGCCGTGTTCCAATTGGAAAGTCCGGGCATGAAGAAGTTTATGCGCGATTTGCAACCCTCCTCGATGGAAGATATCATAGCCGGTATTTCGCTGTACAGACCCGGGCCGATGGATAGCATCCCGGACTATGTGCGCAACAAGAAAAACCCCGAGTTGATCACCTATATCGATCCGCGCCTTGAACCGATTTTGAGCAATACGTATGGGGTTATCGTGTACCAAGAGCAGGTGATGGATATCGTGAGAACGGTGGGCGGATACAGCTACGGACGAGCGGATATCCTGCGCCGTATCATGAGCAAAAAGAAGCAAAAAGAGATGGAAGTGCAGAAGCACATCTTTTTGGTGGGACACCCCGGCGATAAGAAAAACTCCCCCGTGGTGGGCGCCATCAAGCTGGGTATGAGCGAGGAGAACGCCATTCGACTGTTCGACGGTATGGCGTCTTTCGCCAAGTATGCATTCAATAAGTCGCACGCCGCCGCTTACGCCGTGTTGAGCTACGAGACCGCGTATATGAAACTGTACTATCCGCACGAGTTTATCACGGCCGTCATGAACGACCGCATCGACAAGCCCGACGAGAAAGAGAAGTATCTGACCTATCTACGCGAGCACGGCATCCCCGTATTGCCCCCTTCGGTCAATCACAGCGACACCTGGTTCCATACCGACGGCAAGAGCGTGCGCTACGGCCTGTGCTGTATCAAAGGCGTGGGCGAGGACGCGAGTATCAAAATGGTGGCCGAAAGGAAGCGGGGCGGCCCCTATAAGGACTTGCAAGACCTGTTGGAGCGGCAGGAGACCATGCCCAACAAGACGATGATAGAGGGCCTCATCAAGTCGGGCGCGATGGATTGCTTCGGCGAAACGAGAGCCACCTTGTTGGCCAATTACGAGAACGTCGCGTCGGCCATTACGAGCGATCGCAAGAAGTCGGCAAGCGGACAAATGTCTTTGTTCGACGATATGTTCGACCTGGGGGTGACGGGGCATATCGAATTGACCAAACTGCCCGAAATGGAGCGGGATCTCTTGCTCGAAAACGAAAAAGACCTCTTGAACGTGTATATGTCCGGTCATCCTTTGGACGCCTATCGCGAAGACTACAAGACCATTCCTTTCCATCTGGAAAACCTCAAAGAAGACCTGAGCGCGATGGAAAACGAGGGCGGCCTCGATGAGGACGCATTCGTGGACGAGTCGGGTCTCGGACAATATAACAACCAGTTCATCGTGGTGGCGGGTATGATAAATGCCCTCGTCAAAAAACCCGATAAGAGCGGCAACGACTTCGTGTCGGGCACGCTGGCGGACTTGACGGGCTCGGTGGAATTCGTGTGCTTCGCAAGAACCTACGCTAAGTATAAGCAACTGTTGGAAAAGCGCGCCATCGTCAAGATGGAAGGGCGTTTGAACTACCGCGACAACCGCTACAGCCTCAACGTGCAGACGGTTGCGGATTGGCGCAAGTCGGCAAGAAGCGCGGCGGAGAACGAGGAAGAGGACGAAGTCGTGCCCTCGGCCAAGGATTACGCCTTGGTGCTGACGGTGGCGACCAAACAACAGCAGGACAAGATCGGCGAGATACTGAAAGCTTACAACGGCGAGATGGCCGTGTATATGCTGATCGGCGGCAAGTATTACGCCGCTCCCGACAAGTTGTATCCCTCGTCGGCGGCCCTTGCCGAGTGCAAAGCCGTGTTGGGCGAAGCGGGCGTGGTGATGAAGGCGTTGAAAAAATAG
- the whiA gene encoding DNA-binding protein WhiA, producing the protein MIGDREWREELAGMDPEALKNKDNLSFLAGFLVLGGELSIGRNPKVTVSFRNTDSAILAANCLWALYAYRPELSIDGGKERKRSRGVSLELPAAVGKKLLVDCKMLKTDEEGNEIYTLGFGSMRWVKDCRYLAALALEAGRLYTSGEEYRFDLSLSVGDRRIAELESMLAPVRFGVTQSEETTRLSIRREAVADFFTLVGATKCSLEVTEYYLERNINRSLTREMNCRINNMDKSYAAATEQLWAIEKLKEKGEYQRLPPEVQLVGDMRLKERYASLRDIAKQLGLNATAVYRRMSAITSAAEKYKGE; encoded by the coding sequence ATGATAGGCGATAGAGAATGGCGGGAAGAATTGGCGGGAATGGACCCCGAAGCGCTCAAGAATAAGGACAACCTTTCTTTCTTGGCGGGTTTTTTGGTGCTGGGCGGCGAGTTGAGTATAGGCCGAAATCCCAAAGTGACCGTATCTTTCCGCAATACCGATTCGGCTATCTTGGCGGCGAATTGCCTGTGGGCGCTCTACGCCTACCGCCCCGAATTGTCCATAGACGGCGGCAAAGAGCGGAAACGCTCGCGCGGGGTGTCGCTGGAATTGCCGGCCGCCGTGGGAAAGAAGTTGCTCGTAGACTGCAAAATGCTCAAAACGGACGAGGAAGGTAACGAAATCTATACCCTCGGCTTCGGGAGTATGCGCTGGGTGAAAGACTGCCGCTATCTGGCCGCCTTGGCGCTCGAAGCGGGGCGGTTGTACACCAGCGGTGAGGAATACCGCTTCGATTTGTCCCTCTCGGTGGGGGATAGGCGTATCGCCGAGCTGGAAAGTATGCTTGCGCCCGTGCGCTTTGGGGTGACGCAAAGCGAGGAGACCACGCGGTTGAGCATTCGCCGTGAGGCCGTCGCCGACTTCTTTACCTTGGTGGGGGCGACCAAATGCTCCCTCGAAGTGACCGAATACTACCTCGAACGCAATATCAATCGCTCCTTGACGCGTGAAATGAATTGCCGTATCAACAATATGGACAAGTCCTACGCGGCGGCTACCGAACAGTTGTGGGCGATAGAGAAATTGAAAGAAAAAGGCGAATATCAACGCTTGCCGCCCGAAGTGCAGTTGGTGGGCGATATGCGCCTGAAAGAAAGATACGCGTCCCTACGGGATATAGCCAAACAGTTGGGGCTGAACGCCACCGCCGTATATCGGCGTATGTCGGCGATAACTTCCGCCGCGGAAAAATACAAAGGAGAATAG
- a CDS encoding 6-phosphofructokinase codes for MSKLVGAAIFGQSGGPSSVINSSAAGVFLEALKHSDVITNVYGAAHGIKGILDEQFYDIGKEDVKELELLKNTPSSALGSVRYKLKAADVDDTDYKRLLEVFKKYNIRYFFYNGGNDSMDTCNKVSKYMQQSGYECRVMGVPKTIDNDLFGTDHCPGYGSAAKYIATSIMELKLDATVYNTGMVCVLEVMGRNAGWLTAAAQLATYKGLGADLIYLPETPFDVDEFLASVKEICAKQNNKCMVVVSEGIKNAEGKYVGEFVASKTDLFGHAQLGGVGQMLADMVKNELGVKVRAIEFSLLQRCAAHLASKVDVEEAFASGAYAVKAAIAGETDKMVILKRDYSAKEYKCEPALMDVALAANTEKKIPAEWILPAGKGLTQAYVDYALPLIQGDCKAPLEDGLPRFAHLKKVPVK; via the coding sequence ATGAGTAAATTAGTCGGCGCAGCCATCTTCGGTCAATCGGGCGGCCCCAGCAGCGTTATCAACAGTTCGGCAGCGGGCGTATTCCTCGAGGCTCTCAAGCACAGCGACGTCATCACCAACGTGTACGGCGCGGCGCACGGTATCAAGGGCATTCTGGACGAGCAATTCTACGACATCGGCAAAGAAGACGTCAAAGAGTTGGAACTCCTCAAAAACACGCCCTCGTCGGCATTGGGTTCGGTGCGTTATAAACTGAAAGCCGCGGACGTGGACGATACCGACTACAAGCGCTTGTTGGAAGTGTTCAAAAAATACAATATCCGCTACTTCTTCTATAACGGCGGCAACGACAGTATGGACACCTGCAACAAGGTGAGCAAATATATGCAGCAATCGGGTTACGAGTGCCGCGTGATGGGCGTGCCCAAGACCATCGACAACGACCTCTTCGGCACCGACCATTGCCCCGGCTACGGCTCGGCCGCGAAGTATATCGCCACCTCTATCATGGAATTGAAATTGGACGCCACCGTGTACAATACGGGTATGGTGTGCGTGCTGGAAGTGATGGGGCGCAACGCGGGTTGGCTGACCGCCGCCGCGCAGTTGGCCACCTACAAAGGCTTGGGCGCCGACCTCATCTATTTGCCCGAGACGCCCTTTGACGTGGACGAGTTCCTCGCCTCGGTGAAGGAAATCTGCGCCAAGCAAAACAACAAGTGCATGGTGGTGGTGTCGGAAGGCATCAAGAACGCCGAAGGCAAGTACGTGGGCGAATTCGTCGCCAGCAAGACCGACCTCTTCGGTCACGCGCAGTTGGGCGGCGTGGGCCAAATGCTCGCCGATATGGTGAAGAACGAGTTGGGCGTCAAAGTGCGCGCCATCGAGTTCAGCCTGCTGCAACGCTGCGCCGCGCACCTTGCCAGCAAGGTGGACGTGGAAGAAGCCTTTGCTTCGGGTGCTTACGCCGTGAAGGCCGCCATCGCGGGCGAGACCGACAAGATGGTCATTTTGAAACGCGATTACAGCGCCAAAGAGTACAAGTGCGAGCCCGCTTTGATGGACGTGGCGTTGGCCGCCAACACCGAGAAGAAGATCCCCGCCGAGTGGATTTTGCCCGCCGGCAAGGGCTTGACGCAAGCCTACGTGGACTACGCGCTGCCCCTCATCCAGGGCGACTGCAAAGCGCCCCTCGAGGACGGTTTGCCCCGCTTCGCACACCTCAAAAAGGTGCCGGTGAAATAG
- the pfkA gene encoding 6-phosphofructokinase, translated as MRIAVMTSGGDAPGMNAAIRGVVRCAAYEDIEVFGIERGYLGLINNELQLMSKRSVSGIVQRGGTMLMTARCPEFKEYEYRRQAAEVLSARGIDGLVVIGGDGSFTGMKCLYEEFGIKCVGIPGTIDNDLAYTDYTLGFDTAVNTVVSAINNLRDTMSSHERVVVVQVMGRACGDIALYAGIAGGAEVILVPEHPVDFEEVAKRLTINKKAGKKSAIVMLAEGACPIDQVINELKARTELSVKSTVLGYIQRGGVPTMADRVLASRLADRAVQLLAEGVGGRVVGIRDNKIIDENVTEALAMPRRVDEQLYKLAGILSM; from the coding sequence ATGAGAATCGCTGTGATGACTTCGGGCGGAGACGCCCCCGGAATGAACGCCGCAATACGAGGCGTGGTGCGTTGCGCCGCCTACGAAGATATCGAGGTGTTCGGCATAGAACGCGGCTATTTGGGATTGATCAATAACGAATTGCAACTGATGAGCAAACGCTCGGTGTCGGGTATCGTACAGCGCGGCGGTACGATGTTGATGACCGCGAGGTGCCCCGAATTCAAGGAGTACGAGTACCGTCGTCAAGCGGCCGAAGTGCTGTCCGCAAGAGGCATTGACGGTTTGGTGGTCATCGGCGGCGACGGCTCCTTTACGGGTATGAAATGCTTGTACGAGGAGTTCGGCATCAAGTGCGTGGGCATTCCCGGCACCATCGACAACGACCTCGCCTATACCGATTATACCTTGGGCTTCGATACGGCGGTGAATACGGTCGTGTCCGCCATCAACAATCTGCGCGATACCATGAGCTCGCACGAGCGCGTGGTGGTGGTGCAGGTGATGGGCAGAGCCTGCGGCGATATCGCCCTCTACGCGGGTATCGCTGGCGGCGCCGAGGTGATATTGGTGCCCGAGCATCCCGTGGACTTCGAAGAGGTGGCCAAACGCCTGACCATCAACAAGAAAGCGGGCAAGAAGTCCGCCATCGTCATGCTGGCCGAGGGCGCGTGCCCCATCGACCAGGTGATCAATGAGTTGAAAGCGCGTACCGAGTTGTCGGTGAAGTCCACCGTGTTGGGCTATATCCAAAGAGGCGGCGTGCCTACGATGGCCGACCGTGTGTTGGCGAGCAGGTTGGCGGATAGGGCCGTGCAACTGCTGGCGGAGGGCGTGGGCGGCCGCGTGGTCGGCATCCGCGACAACAAAATCATCGACGAAAACGTGACGGAAGCGCTGGCGATGCCTCGCCGCGTGGACGAACAATTATACAAATTGGCCGGCATACTGAGTATGTAG
- a CDS encoding Cof-type HAD-IIB family hydrolase translates to MKLRYPIAFCDYDATIFDAKSNRVPPKTKRAIDAYIRAGGVFVVTTGRMFRSIAKQLAKMAYSPEYLVCLQGSVGYDFRAEKEVFRHDLASADWHALARFAEERGWVFQAYHGVDVYTADKNPYSEEYFRYTEIRGVYVGEPLSGWKEAEHWDMHKMIVMSPAEETADRVAALRERFPNLDITCSTPRYIEVVSKESGKGNGLRAMCRYLGFEPEDAVAFGDESNDISLLQAAGLGVAVGNAVPALKEAADLVCASCADGGVGDVLTAIVEGTPLP, encoded by the coding sequence ATGAAACTACGTTATCCCATTGCATTTTGCGACTACGACGCGACCATCTTCGACGCAAAGTCGAATCGGGTGCCCCCGAAGACCAAACGAGCCATCGACGCCTATATCCGTGCGGGCGGCGTCTTCGTGGTGACGACGGGCAGAATGTTCCGTTCTATCGCCAAACAGTTGGCGAAAATGGCGTATTCGCCCGAATACCTCGTGTGTCTGCAAGGCTCGGTCGGGTACGATTTCCGCGCGGAGAAAGAGGTGTTTCGCCACGATCTCGCCTCGGCGGATTGGCACGCCTTGGCGCGATTTGCCGAGGAACGTGGGTGGGTTTTTCAGGCCTATCACGGCGTGGACGTGTATACGGCGGACAAAAACCCGTACAGTGAAGAATACTTCCGCTATACCGAAATACGGGGCGTTTACGTGGGCGAGCCGCTGTCCGGGTGGAAAGAGGCCGAGCATTGGGATATGCACAAGATGATCGTGATGTCGCCCGCCGAAGAGACGGCGGATAGGGTGGCGGCCCTAAGGGAACGCTTCCCCAACCTCGATATTACCTGCTCCACGCCGCGCTATATCGAAGTGGTGTCCAAAGAGAGCGGCAAAGGGAACGGACTCAGGGCGATGTGCCGCTATTTGGGATTCGAGCCCGAAGACGCCGTGGCGTTCGGGGACGAGAGCAACGATATAAGTCTGTTGCAAGCCGCGGGGTTGGGCGTAGCCGTGGGCAACGCCGTGCCCGCCCTCAAGGAAGCGGCCGACCTCGTATGCGCGTCCTGTGCCGACGGGGGCGTGGGCGACGTGCTGACCGCCATCGTCGAGGGTACGCCCTTGCCGTAA
- the uvrC gene encoding excinuclease ABC subunit UvrC yields the protein MNDTIRLKLKELPESPGVYIMRDAANTVVYVGKAANLKNRVRSYFHAGTKTEKTMALVDKVVDFDYIICNSEIDALMLENTLIKKHKPHYNILLKDDKLYPFLRIDLKEDYPQVTVIRRLKADGAKYFGPYMIGITTREMMDLLHSAFPIRHCRHNLAKLPASHRPCLNYHIGQCLAPCVGKATKEEYRKMIGDVIDFLRGNDKKVEDILTEKMLAASEREDYESALAYKNKLATLEKMIRHQVVALPKDFNLDVWGVAYGAKADVAAVVAVRGGKVVAVDKVPVASGLDDQDNLESFIYRYYTASPMVADELVLAFDAPDGLEKALSTLGKKVRVYTPQQGVRKQLADMAVNNAQEYLSRSGEAVTRHENMTVGAAEQLAKTIGMTGTIHRMECYDISHISGTNKVGSMVVFTDGEKDREMYRHFRIKTVEGNNDFACMQEVLSRRLERLKEGVDVSFREVPDLLVIDGGIIQVEYALRAMQNEGYNDTFVIGLAKREETIVLRDGREIKLPHSSLALQLLQRIRDEAHRFAITYHRHLRQTNTLKSKLLSIAGVGEETVKTLYRVFHSYEGIAAATPEDLEKVPKLSKKTAHNIYAYFHEE from the coding sequence ATGAACGATACCATCCGCCTGAAACTGAAAGAATTGCCCGAATCGCCCGGCGTGTATATTATGCGGGACGCCGCGAATACCGTGGTGTACGTGGGCAAGGCCGCCAACTTGAAGAACCGCGTGCGTTCGTATTTTCACGCGGGCACGAAGACCGAGAAGACCATGGCGTTGGTGGACAAGGTGGTGGACTTCGACTATATCATCTGCAACAGCGAGATAGACGCGCTGATGCTCGAAAATACGCTGATAAAGAAGCACAAGCCCCACTACAATATCCTCTTGAAAGACGACAAATTGTATCCGTTTTTGCGCATAGACCTCAAAGAGGACTATCCCCAAGTGACCGTGATACGGCGTCTGAAAGCGGACGGCGCAAAATACTTCGGGCCGTATATGATCGGCATAACGACGAGGGAGATGATGGACCTACTGCATTCGGCCTTTCCCATACGCCATTGTCGGCACAATCTCGCCAAATTGCCCGCTTCCCATAGGCCGTGCCTGAATTATCACATAGGGCAATGTTTGGCACCCTGCGTGGGCAAGGCGACCAAAGAGGAATATCGCAAAATGATAGGGGACGTCATAGACTTTTTGCGCGGAAACGACAAAAAAGTAGAGGATATCCTGACCGAAAAAATGCTGGCCGCCAGCGAGCGCGAAGACTACGAATCCGCCTTGGCATACAAGAATAAATTGGCCACCTTGGAGAAGATGATACGGCACCAGGTGGTGGCCCTTCCCAAGGACTTCAACCTGGACGTGTGGGGCGTGGCCTACGGCGCAAAGGCCGACGTGGCCGCCGTCGTCGCGGTGCGCGGCGGCAAGGTGGTGGCCGTGGACAAAGTGCCCGTGGCGTCGGGGCTGGATGACCAAGACAACCTCGAGAGTTTTATCTACCGCTATTACACCGCGTCGCCTATGGTGGCGGACGAATTGGTGCTGGCGTTCGACGCGCCCGATGGATTGGAAAAAGCGCTGTCTACACTGGGCAAAAAAGTGCGCGTATATACGCCCCAACAGGGCGTGCGCAAGCAGTTGGCGGATATGGCCGTCAATAACGCGCAGGAGTACCTGTCGCGGTCGGGCGAGGCGGTGACCAGACACGAGAATATGACGGTGGGCGCGGCCGAGCAGTTGGCCAAAACCATCGGTATGACGGGCACCATACACCGCATGGAATGCTACGACATCAGCCATATATCGGGCACGAACAAAGTGGGCAGTATGGTGGTCTTTACGGACGGCGAAAAGGATAGGGAAATGTATCGGCATTTCCGCATCAAAACCGTGGAGGGAAACAACGACTTTGCCTGTATGCAGGAAGTGCTGTCCCGCCGGCTCGAACGACTGAAAGAGGGGGTGGACGTGAGTTTCCGCGAAGTGCCCGACCTATTGGTGATAGACGGCGGCATTATACAAGTGGAGTACGCCTTGCGCGCCATGCAAAACGAGGGGTATAACGACACCTTCGTCATCGGTCTCGCCAAACGGGAGGAGACCATCGTATTGCGCGACGGGCGGGAGATAAAACTGCCCCACAGTTCGCTGGCGCTGCAACTGTTGCAACGCATCCGCGACGAGGCGCACCGCTTCGCCATCACCTACCACCGGCACCTCAGGCAAACGAACACCCTCAAAAGCAAATTGCTGTCCATAGCGGGCGTAGGCGAGGAAACCGTGAAAACCCTGTATAGAGTATTTCATTCTTACGAGGGAATCGCCGCGGCCACCCCGGAAGACCTCGAAAAGGTGCCCAAATTGAGCAAAAAGACGGCGCACAATATCTACGCCTATTTCCACGAGGAATAG
- the murB gene encoding UDP-N-acetylmuramate dehydrogenase, which translates to METISDALNRAGIRVEHDVSGRKLSTFAAGGDVRNLVMPKTIEELQQSLRILAPVRYHVLGGGSNSLISDFGLEWVLSTRDMKGIEIENDVVRAMAGEMLPALSAAATERGLSGLEFASGIPATVGGALRMNAGAYGQDMAAVVTSATVVTAQTVEVVEKAALGLRYRDSRIKGVVGAVTFRLTAKDKNEIAATVENMRVSRSANSPRQPSLGCVFKAASGVPAAKYIQGCGLKGTKIGQAQVSGVHCNYIVNMQGATARDYLRLVDVVKSAVYERYGVYLEEEFVHLHD; encoded by the coding sequence ATGGAAACCATCTCGGACGCATTGAATAGGGCGGGTATCCGCGTAGAGCACGACGTGAGCGGGCGCAAGTTGTCCACCTTTGCGGCGGGCGGCGACGTGCGAAACCTCGTGATGCCCAAAACGATAGAAGAATTGCAGCAAAGCCTACGCATATTGGCGCCCGTGCGCTATCACGTGCTGGGCGGGGGGAGCAACTCCCTTATCAGCGATTTCGGCCTGGAATGGGTGCTGTCTACCCGCGATATGAAGGGTATCGAGATAGAAAACGACGTCGTGCGGGCGATGGCGGGCGAAATGCTGCCCGCTTTGTCCGCGGCGGCCACCGAAAGGGGGCTGTCGGGCTTGGAATTCGCGTCGGGTATCCCCGCGACCGTGGGCGGCGCTCTGCGTATGAACGCGGGCGCGTACGGGCAGGATATGGCGGCGGTGGTGACTAGCGCAACCGTGGTGACCGCCCAAACCGTCGAGGTGGTGGAGAAAGCCGCCCTCGGCCTGCGCTATCGGGACAGCCGAATCAAAGGCGTGGTGGGCGCGGTGACCTTCCGCCTGACGGCGAAAGATAAGAACGAAATCGCGGCGACGGTGGAGAATATGCGCGTATCGCGCTCGGCCAACAGCCCCAGACAACCCTCGTTGGGGTGCGTGTTCAAGGCCGCTTCGGGCGTGCCCGCCGCCAAGTATATACAAGGATGCGGGCTGAAAGGCACCAAGATAGGCCAGGCGCAGGTGAGCGGCGTGCATTGCAACTATATCGTCAATATGCAAGGAGCGACCGCAAGGGATTACCTGCGGCTGGTGGACGTGGTGAAAAGCGCCGTATACGAGCGGTACGGGGTGTATCTCGAAGAGGAGTTCGTGCATTTGCACGATTAA